Proteins encoded by one window of Flagellimonas lutaonensis:
- a CDS encoding PQQ-dependent sugar dehydrogenase produces the protein MKKSALSLYFFVVLLTSSCAQKVDKGINLPSQINFTAESVVDGLQNPWGMAFLPDGSILITEKSGKLIHFKEGKKVEVANTPEVYDRGQGGFMDVELHPDYAQNGWIYFSYSSTDGEGSGANTAIMRAKLRDNQLTNKEILYKGVPNTTRGHHFGSRLEFDDEGYLYFSIGDRGNRDENPQDITRDGGKIYRLHDDGRIPTDNPFVGKSGAKTAIYSYGHRNPQGLTKHPKTGEIWEHEHGPRGGDEINIIEKGKNYGWPVITYGINYSGTKITDETTRPGMEQPIYYWVPSIAPSGMTFVSSDKYPYWKGNLLVGSLAFQYLERLVLENNKVTYREKLLDGMGRVRNVRQAPDGHIYVGIEGKGIYRLEPK, from the coding sequence ATGAAAAAAAGTGCCTTATCCCTTTATTTTTTCGTTGTACTGCTTACCTCATCATGTGCCCAAAAGGTAGATAAGGGCATAAATCTTCCTTCACAAATCAACTTTACGGCCGAATCGGTGGTCGATGGATTGCAAAACCCATGGGGTATGGCCTTTTTGCCAGATGGAAGTATACTGATCACGGAAAAATCTGGAAAACTTATCCATTTCAAAGAAGGAAAAAAGGTGGAAGTTGCGAACACCCCTGAGGTCTATGACCGAGGCCAAGGTGGTTTCATGGATGTGGAACTGCATCCCGATTATGCTCAAAACGGGTGGATTTACTTCTCTTATTCCTCAACCGATGGGGAAGGTAGCGGTGCCAATACCGCCATCATGAGGGCCAAGTTGCGCGATAACCAACTTACAAACAAAGAAATACTGTACAAAGGGGTGCCCAACACCACCCGAGGGCACCATTTTGGTTCTCGACTGGAATTTGATGACGAGGGATATCTTTATTTCTCGATAGGAGACCGGGGCAACCGTGATGAAAACCCACAGGATATAACCCGCGATGGTGGTAAAATCTATCGCCTACACGATGATGGGCGCATACCGACCGACAATCCGTTTGTTGGTAAATCCGGTGCCAAAACTGCCATATATAGTTATGGACACCGAAACCCGCAGGGATTGACCAAACATCCTAAAACTGGTGAGATTTGGGAGCATGAGCATGGTCCGCGCGGGGGCGATGAAATCAATATCATCGAAAAGGGCAAAAACTATGGCTGGCCGGTGATTACCTATGGCATCAATTACAGTGGCACAAAAATCACTGACGAAACCACACGACCGGGTATGGAACAGCCCATTTACTATTGGGTGCCCTCCATTGCACCCAGTGGCATGACCTTTGTCTCGTCTGATAAATACCCCTATTGGAAAGGCAACCTTCTGGTAGGATCGCTCGCTTTTCAATACCTCGAGCGATTGGTTCTGGAAAACAACAAGGTCACCTATCGCGAAAAATTGCTCGA